Proteins encoded within one genomic window of Bacillus sp. F19:
- a CDS encoding DUF418 domain-containing protein produces the protein MDSLYAIHKKDRLHVLDILRGFSLLGILLVNMKSFHEPALYISSLVSSTTALDRLIEQFINLFAQASFYPLFSFLFGAGTVIFYERAKEKGHSFGRYYSKRLIGLFIIGMLHAALIWHGDILINYAIIGFIFMIFLKWSAERLMKWALWILILPNVLMSLALLTAYIGEPGSLDPGKYGSQEAIQQSLEVYQTGNFIEITQQRLTDWAYVNNAENAIFLILSILPLFMLGAAAYKRGWFHQSMIKEWKRTAIITGAAAAVFKGMPYYWDENILTQHLQLSLGGPALTLCYVSLALLFLNKFKFRLEPIRAAGRGSLSNYLLQSIICTFIFYSYGFGFYGEISEWTGFILVIFIYGIQVFLSHLWFKRFAFGPVEWLLRKWIYFSHRA, from the coding sequence ATGGATTCATTATACGCAATACATAAAAAAGACCGGCTTCACGTACTTGACATCTTGAGAGGGTTTTCGCTGCTGGGGATATTATTGGTGAATATGAAATCGTTCCATGAGCCTGCTTTGTACATCAGCAGCCTTGTAAGCAGCACGACTGCACTGGATAGGCTTATTGAACAATTTATTAATTTGTTTGCACAAGCGAGTTTTTATCCGCTTTTCTCGTTTCTTTTCGGTGCAGGCACTGTCATTTTTTATGAGAGGGCAAAAGAAAAAGGACATTCGTTTGGCCGATATTATTCAAAGAGGCTGATCGGACTTTTCATTATCGGAATGCTTCATGCAGCTTTGATTTGGCATGGGGACATCCTGATCAATTATGCAATCATCGGGTTTATCTTTATGATTTTTCTTAAATGGAGTGCTGAGCGCCTCATGAAGTGGGCACTGTGGATTCTAATCCTGCCGAATGTCCTGATGTCGCTTGCTCTGCTGACTGCCTATATAGGGGAACCAGGAAGTCTTGATCCCGGAAAATATGGATCACAGGAAGCGATTCAGCAATCATTGGAGGTTTATCAAACAGGAAATTTTATTGAAATCACGCAGCAGCGGCTGACGGATTGGGCGTATGTAAACAATGCGGAGAATGCTATTTTTCTTATCTTATCGATTCTTCCGCTGTTTATGCTTGGTGCGGCTGCTTATAAGAGGGGGTGGTTTCATCAGTCCATGATAAAAGAATGGAAACGGACGGCGATCATTACAGGTGCAGCAGCTGCCGTTTTTAAAGGCATGCCATATTATTGGGATGAAAATATCCTTACTCAGCATCTGCAATTATCACTTGGAGGGCCTGCTTTAACCCTCTGTTATGTATCGCTTGCCTTGCTGTTTTTAAATAAATTCAAATTCAGGCTTGAGCCAATAAGAGCTGCAGGCAGAGGATCACTCAGCAATTATCTGCTGCAATCGATCATATGCACGTTTATCTTTTATTCTTACGGTTTTGGGTTCTATGGTGAAATTTCTGAATGGACTGGCTTCATCCTTGTTATCTTCATTTACGGGATACAGGTGTTTTTAAGTCACCTTTGGTTTAAGCGCTTTGCATTTGGACCTGTTGAATGGCTGCTGAGAAAATGGATTTACTTTTCACATCGGGCTTAA
- a CDS encoding aspartyl-phosphate phosphatase Spo0E family protein: MALNEIENYRQKLLEAAKDYGMNSSETVRCSQELDLLIIEQIKQQLKNRMPLQSAVN; the protein is encoded by the coding sequence ATGGCACTGAACGAAATTGAAAACTACAGACAAAAGCTATTAGAAGCTGCAAAAGACTATGGCATGAACTCCTCAGAAACCGTGCGATGCAGCCAGGAACTGGATTTATTGATTATCGAACAAATTAAACAGCAGCTTAAAAATCGGATGCCCCTTCAGTCTGCTGTCAATTAA
- a CDS encoding fumarylacetoacetate hydrolase family protein — MRLATAQLHGRTFIGLIMEENKILDIQRAEKKLFDLSSAPQTVIECIEMGEKFINHLKQLELWVEKSNETESYLYSFSDVKWLAPILNPRKNIFCVGKNYREHAIELGSEADIPEHVMLFSKAPTTVIGHEEPIDPHLHLTKELDYEGELAVIIGKKGKLISEEKAMDYVYGYTIINDITARDLQSRHKQFLLGKSLDTSCPMGPYIVHKSAVPDPYALNLMTKVNGEVRQNGHTKDMIFPIEKVISTISQGTTLEPGDIIATGTPAGVGKGFKPPKYLMPGDVVEITIDDIGTLSNTIGE, encoded by the coding sequence ATGAGACTAGCTACTGCACAGCTTCACGGTCGAACATTCATCGGACTGATTATGGAAGAAAATAAAATTCTCGATATTCAAAGGGCAGAGAAAAAATTGTTTGATTTGTCTTCAGCACCGCAGACGGTTATTGAATGCATTGAAATGGGAGAAAAATTCATCAATCATTTAAAACAGCTTGAACTTTGGGTGGAAAAATCAAATGAAACCGAATCTTATTTATATTCATTTTCAGATGTCAAATGGCTCGCACCTATCCTGAATCCCCGCAAGAATATTTTTTGCGTCGGAAAGAATTACCGGGAACATGCGATTGAACTTGGAAGCGAAGCAGATATTCCGGAACATGTTATGCTTTTTTCAAAAGCGCCCACGACAGTGATTGGGCATGAAGAACCGATTGATCCGCATTTGCATCTTACAAAGGAACTTGATTATGAAGGGGAACTTGCGGTAATTATCGGAAAAAAAGGAAAACTGATTTCTGAAGAGAAAGCCATGGATTATGTGTATGGCTATACTATTATTAACGATATTACGGCGAGAGACCTGCAATCTAGGCATAAACAATTTTTGCTAGGTAAAAGCCTCGATACATCATGTCCGATGGGTCCTTACATTGTACATAAATCTGCTGTGCCGGATCCATATGCACTGAATCTGATGACAAAGGTGAACGGGGAAGTAAGGCAGAATGGACATACGAAAGACATGATCTTTCCAATTGAAAAGGTGATCTCCACGATCTCACAGGGAACAACACTTGAGCCGGGAGATATCATTGCTACGGGAACACCAGCAGGCGTCGGCAAAGGGTTTAAGCCCCCTAAATATTTAATGCCGGGTGATGTTGTAGAAATTACGATTGATGATATAGGAACACTCAGCAATACGATTGGAGAATAA
- a CDS encoding ornithine--oxo-acid transaminase has product MSKSVQIIDLTEKYGANNYHPLPIVISKAEGVWVEDPEGNKYMDMLSAYSAVNQGHRHPKIIAALKEQADKITLTSRAFHNDQLGPWYEKVSNLTGKEMVLPMNTGAEAVETAVKTVRRWAYDVKGVPSDQAEIIVCEENFHGRTMTAVSMSSSEEYKRGFGPMLPGIKVIPFGNLEALREAITPNTAAFIFEPIQGEAGIHIPEEGFLKAAYDICKENNVLYVADEIQAGLGRSGKLFACDWEGVKPDMYILGKALGGGVFPISCVAANKDVLGVFEPGSHGSTFGGNPLACAVSIAALDVLVDEKLSERSLELGSYMQDRLREIENPIIKEVRGKGLFIGLELTESARPYCEKLKEEGLLCKETHETVIRFAPPLVISKEDLDWAIEKVKKVLA; this is encoded by the coding sequence GTGTCAAAATCAGTACAAATCATCGACCTGACTGAAAAATATGGAGCAAACAATTATCATCCGCTGCCAATCGTTATTTCAAAGGCAGAAGGAGTTTGGGTAGAAGATCCTGAAGGCAACAAATATATGGATATGCTCAGCGCCTATTCTGCTGTAAACCAAGGGCACCGCCATCCAAAAATTATTGCTGCTCTAAAGGAGCAGGCAGATAAAATCACTTTAACATCAAGAGCCTTCCACAATGATCAGCTTGGTCCATGGTATGAAAAGGTTTCTAATCTTACAGGAAAAGAAATGGTTCTTCCAATGAACACAGGCGCAGAGGCAGTCGAAACAGCCGTTAAAACCGTTCGCCGCTGGGCTTACGATGTAAAGGGTGTTCCGTCAGATCAAGCAGAGATTATTGTATGCGAGGAGAATTTCCACGGCCGTACAATGACAGCGGTATCAATGAGCTCAAGCGAAGAATACAAACGCGGCTTCGGCCCTATGCTGCCTGGCATTAAGGTGATTCCATTCGGTAATTTAGAAGCGCTCAGAGAGGCAATTACGCCAAATACAGCCGCTTTCATCTTTGAACCGATTCAGGGCGAAGCAGGCATTCACATTCCTGAAGAAGGTTTCCTGAAGGCTGCATATGACATCTGTAAAGAAAACAACGTCCTATATGTGGCAGACGAAATCCAGGCAGGACTTGGCCGTTCGGGAAAATTATTTGCCTGTGACTGGGAAGGTGTTAAACCGGATATGTACATTCTTGGAAAGGCACTCGGCGGAGGTGTTTTCCCGATTTCATGTGTAGCCGCTAATAAAGATGTACTAGGCGTTTTTGAGCCAGGATCACATGGTTCAACATTCGGCGGGAACCCGCTGGCATGTGCTGTTTCCATTGCAGCCTTGGATGTGCTTGTTGATGAAAAACTTTCTGAGCGTTCTTTGGAGCTTGGAAGCTACATGCAGGACCGCCTGCGCGAAATCGAAAATCCGATTATTAAAGAAGTACGGGGCAAAGGCTTATTCATCGGCTTAGAACTGACTGAATCAGCACGCCCATACTGCGAAAAGCTTAAAGAAGAAGGACTTCTCTGCAAAGAAACGCATGAAACAGTGATCCGCTTCGCACCGCCGCTTGTCATCTCAAAAGAAGATCTTGACTGGGCGATTGAAAAAGTGAAAAAGGTTCTCGCATAA
- a CDS encoding YisL family protein encodes MTTHLHITTWVVALILFFVANSLFKSGKEKPFKIVHMTLRLFYLLIIASGLQLLLSLAVISGEYIGKAILGIYVIGMMEMILVRAKKRKPTRVFWIQFVIVLIVVILLGLRLPIGLRFF; translated from the coding sequence ATGACCACACACTTACATATTACGACATGGGTTGTCGCACTTATTCTATTTTTTGTCGCGAACTCCCTCTTTAAGTCGGGAAAAGAAAAACCATTCAAAATTGTACACATGACTTTAAGGCTTTTCTATTTATTGATCATCGCTTCAGGCCTGCAGCTTTTACTCAGTTTGGCAGTTATCAGCGGCGAATATATCGGAAAAGCAATCCTTGGCATCTACGTTATTGGGATGATGGAAATGATCCTTGTCCGAGCTAAAAAGAGAAAGCCGACACGCGTTTTCTGGATTCAGTTTGTGATCGTTCTGATTGTCGTGATTCTGCTCGGATTGCGTTTGCCAATCGGTTTAAGATTTTTTTAA
- a CDS encoding DUF2777 domain-containing protein encodes MLSKQKHRLLERQERAHVTGSIEIGEDQELLFYDDVHEEVSILQFKPDESLEILLNDSWYTGNYLKDGQLSIPMGIHQLKTNDTLRIQKKVPFALEYMLKESSDESFLAFTAKLNALSFSIHDCIYSYNHMVFQDGKTDKKGVSFFQFDNEEAICGVQHHFSRGSKNEDRFEFTTCTGKRALLTQMQQ; translated from the coding sequence ATGCTTTCTAAACAAAAACATCGCCTGCTCGAGCGGCAGGAACGTGCTCATGTCACAGGTTCAATTGAAATTGGCGAAGATCAGGAATTATTATTTTATGATGATGTGCATGAAGAAGTTTCCATTCTGCAATTTAAACCGGATGAATCATTGGAGATATTGCTGAATGACAGCTGGTATACGGGCAACTATTTAAAAGATGGACAGCTTTCTATTCCGATGGGCATACATCAATTGAAAACAAATGATACGCTGCGCATTCAAAAAAAGGTGCCATTCGCATTAGAATATATGCTGAAGGAATCCAGTGATGAATCTTTTCTTGCATTTACAGCTAAGCTGAATGCTTTGTCATTCTCTATCCATGATTGCATATACAGCTATAATCATATGGTTTTTCAGGACGGGAAAACGGATAAAAAAGGAGTTTCTTTCTTTCAATTTGACAACGAAGAGGCCATTTGCGGAGTACAGCATCACTTTTCAAGGGGCAGCAAGAATGAAGATCGTTTCGAATTTACAACTTGCACGGGAAAAAGAGCGCTTTTAACACAGATGCAGCAATAG